A genome region from Rhizobium favelukesii includes the following:
- a CDS encoding DUF72 domain-containing protein: protein MGKTGTIRIGLSGWTYAPWRGVFYPTGLPQKRELAYASRHFSSIEINGTFYGLQTPEAFAHWREEVPDDFVFSVKGSRYITHMLRLRESKTPLANFFASGLLRLGPKLGPILWQFPPNLKFDADLFASFLAMLPKDTEEAADFAKRHDTRLNGRDWLTSEGKQPLRHALEIRHDSFRDKAFIELLREHGVGLVCADSVEWPRLMDVTADFVYCRLHGSKELYVSGYDDEALDIWAKRIDAWAHGKEPVNAERITLPLPGSEKGRDVYVYFDNDVKVRAPLDAHSLAERLGAAVEADEFKLPKRSRKKKRVVELARRHWPLTSSRH from the coding sequence TCGGCCTGTCAGGCTGGACCTATGCGCCCTGGCGCGGCGTCTTCTATCCGACAGGACTGCCGCAAAAGCGGGAATTGGCCTATGCCTCGCGCCACTTCTCCTCGATAGAGATCAACGGAACCTTCTATGGTTTGCAGACACCCGAGGCCTTCGCGCACTGGCGTGAGGAGGTTCCTGACGATTTCGTCTTCTCGGTTAAAGGCTCACGCTATATCACGCACATGCTGCGCCTGAGGGAGAGCAAAACGCCGCTTGCCAATTTCTTCGCCTCCGGTCTGTTGCGACTGGGGCCGAAGCTCGGACCGATCCTCTGGCAGTTTCCGCCGAACCTGAAATTCGATGCGGATCTTTTTGCGTCCTTCCTCGCGATGCTTCCAAAAGATACGGAAGAAGCTGCAGACTTCGCCAAGCGCCACGACACCAGGCTCAACGGACGCGACTGGCTGACAAGCGAGGGCAAGCAGCCCTTGCGCCACGCGCTGGAGATCCGCCACGACAGTTTCCGCGACAAGGCCTTCATCGAGCTCCTCAGGGAGCATGGTGTCGGCCTCGTTTGCGCGGATTCGGTCGAATGGCCACGGCTGATGGATGTGACGGCCGACTTCGTCTATTGCCGCCTGCACGGCTCCAAGGAGCTTTATGTCAGCGGTTATGACGACGAGGCACTGGATATCTGGGCGAAGCGCATCGATGCATGGGCGCATGGGAAGGAGCCCGTCAATGCCGAGCGCATCACGCTGCCGCTGCCGGGATCTGAAAAAGGTCGCGACGTCTATGTCTATTTCGACAATGACGTGAAGGTTCGCGCACCGCTCGATGCGCATTCGCTTGCCGAGCGCCTTGGCGCCGCCGTCGAAGCAGACGAATTCAAGCTGCCGAAACGGTCTCGCAAGAAAAAGCGCGTGGTCGAGTTGGCACGGCGACACTGGCCGTTGACGAGCAGTCGTCATTAA
- the glgB gene encoding 1,4-alpha-glucan branching protein GlgB, which produces MRYERADLMIGTVQEALQEIVEGRHGDPFSILGPHQYGDLTVIRALLPAAISVDVVEVGTNRVLTRLETIHAGGLFAGAISSPTRYLFRINWPDAMQETEDPYALGLLLGDLDLHLIAQGTHYDLGRTLGALPMEIDGVQGVRFALWAPNARRVSVIGDFNSWDGRRHPMRLRPQAGVWELFIPRLTHGERYKFELIDAHGNLLPQKADPVARASEAAPSTASIVASAKPFRWSDEDWMRTHRADRALDGALSIYEVHLGSWLRITEEKNRPLDWVELSQRLVPYARDLGFTHIELLPIMEHPFGGSWGYQPLGLFAPTGRHGTPEDFAYFVDRCHAEGIGVILDWVPAHFPTDVWGLARFDGTALYEHEDLREGFHKDWNTLIYNLGRNEVKGFLIASALEWLEHYHVDGLRVDAVASMLYRDYSRNEGEWIPNEYGGRENFEAVEFLKHLNSIIHHRCPHAFTVAEESTAWPGVTKRLDEGGLGFDFKWNMGWMHDTLHYMQDDPVYRKYHHSAMTFGMIYAYSERFILPLSHDEVVHGKGSLFGKMPGDHWQKLANLRSYYGFMWGHPGKKLLFMGGEIAQEGEWSHDGSVHWDLLDRPDHVGMQRLIRDLNSLYTREPALQFSDLDATGFEWVVADDVENSVYGMLRSAKDRSSHVLIISNLTPLPRKDYRVGVPAGGRWEVMLNTDAAVYGGADLGQIEARAERQQTHGKEFSIPLTLPPLATVFLGWTG; this is translated from the coding sequence ATGAGATACGAGCGCGCAGACCTGATGATTGGCACTGTCCAGGAGGCTCTTCAGGAAATCGTCGAAGGCCGCCACGGCGATCCGTTTTCAATTCTTGGACCTCATCAGTACGGCGATCTTACCGTAATAAGAGCGCTGTTGCCGGCTGCGATCTCCGTGGATGTCGTGGAGGTTGGCACCAATCGCGTGCTGACGCGGCTGGAAACGATACACGCGGGTGGGCTCTTTGCTGGGGCGATCTCCAGCCCGACCAGGTACCTCTTTCGCATCAACTGGCCCGATGCCATGCAGGAGACCGAGGACCCTTACGCGCTCGGCCTGCTGCTCGGCGACCTTGACCTGCATCTGATCGCTCAGGGGACCCACTATGATCTCGGCCGCACACTCGGTGCCCTTCCGATGGAAATTGATGGCGTCCAGGGCGTGCGTTTTGCCCTATGGGCACCGAATGCCCGGCGTGTGTCCGTTATCGGCGACTTCAATTCCTGGGATGGAAGACGCCATCCGATGCGGCTGAGGCCCCAGGCAGGCGTGTGGGAGCTTTTCATCCCCCGCCTCACGCATGGCGAGCGCTATAAGTTCGAACTGATAGACGCTCATGGCAATCTCCTGCCGCAAAAGGCAGACCCGGTTGCCCGTGCCAGCGAAGCCGCACCCTCGACGGCCTCGATCGTCGCCTCCGCGAAACCTTTCCGCTGGAGCGACGAGGATTGGATGCGCACGCACCGCGCGGACCGAGCTCTCGACGGTGCTCTCTCGATCTACGAGGTGCACCTCGGGTCCTGGCTCAGGATCACCGAGGAGAAAAACCGACCGCTCGATTGGGTCGAACTTAGCCAAAGGCTGGTTCCCTATGCCCGAGACCTCGGCTTCACGCACATCGAATTGCTGCCGATCATGGAACATCCGTTCGGCGGTTCCTGGGGCTATCAGCCGCTTGGCCTCTTCGCGCCGACCGGTCGACATGGCACGCCAGAAGACTTCGCCTATTTCGTGGATCGCTGCCATGCCGAAGGCATCGGCGTCATTCTCGATTGGGTGCCAGCCCATTTCCCCACCGATGTCTGGGGGCTCGCCCGCTTCGACGGGACCGCACTTTATGAGCACGAAGACTTGCGGGAGGGGTTTCACAAGGACTGGAACACTTTGATCTACAATCTCGGTCGCAACGAGGTGAAAGGTTTCCTGATTGCCAGCGCCCTCGAATGGCTGGAGCACTACCACGTGGATGGGCTGCGCGTCGACGCAGTCGCCTCGATGCTCTACCGTGACTACAGCCGCAACGAGGGCGAATGGATACCGAACGAGTACGGCGGCCGCGAGAACTTCGAAGCAGTCGAATTCTTGAAACACCTGAACAGCATCATCCATCACCGCTGCCCCCATGCCTTCACAGTCGCCGAAGAGTCCACCGCCTGGCCCGGCGTCACGAAGCGGCTGGACGAGGGCGGCCTCGGTTTTGATTTCAAGTGGAACATGGGGTGGATGCACGACACGCTGCATTACATGCAGGACGACCCGGTCTATCGCAAGTATCACCACTCGGCGATGACCTTCGGCATGATCTACGCCTATTCCGAACGCTTCATTCTGCCACTCTCCCATGACGAGGTGGTGCACGGCAAAGGCTCGCTCTTCGGCAAGATGCCGGGCGATCACTGGCAGAAGCTCGCCAACCTACGCTCCTACTACGGCTTCATGTGGGGGCATCCGGGCAAGAAGCTGCTCTTCATGGGCGGAGAAATCGCCCAAGAGGGCGAATGGAGCCATGACGGCTCCGTACATTGGGATCTGCTCGACCGGCCGGATCATGTGGGCATGCAGCGCCTGATCCGCGACCTGAACAGTCTCTACACGCGAGAGCCGGCATTGCAGTTCAGCGACCTGGATGCCACGGGCTTCGAATGGGTGGTTGCGGATGATGTGGAAAATTCGGTCTACGGCATGCTGCGCAGTGCGAAAGACCGTTCCTCGCATGTCCTGATCATATCCAATCTTACGCCGTTGCCAAGGAAGGATTACCGCGTTGGGGTTCCGGCGGGAGGCCGCTGGGAGGTGATGCTCAACACTGATGCCGCTGTCTATGGAGGAGCTGATCTCGGGCAGATCGAAGCACGAGCGGAGCGCCAGCAGACGCATGGCAAGGAGTTCTCAATCCCGCTCACACTCCCACCGCTTGCGACGGTTTTCCTGGGATGGACGGGTTAA
- a CDS encoding DUF2277 domain-containing protein produces the protein MCRNIKPLFNFDPPATDDEIHDAALQFVRKVSGTSKPSKRNEIAFERAVGSIAACARELLDSLETSQPPRDREEVAAKARARTAIRFA, from the coding sequence ATGTGCCGAAATATAAAACCCCTGTTCAATTTCGATCCGCCAGCGACGGACGACGAGATCCATGATGCCGCGCTCCAGTTCGTGCGTAAGGTGAGCGGAACGAGCAAACCGTCGAAACGCAATGAGATCGCGTTCGAGCGCGCGGTCGGTTCGATCGCGGCATGCGCCCGCGAGCTGCTCGATTCGCTGGAGACTTCTCAACCTCCTCGCGATCGCGAGGAAGTGGCGGCAAAGGCGCGCGCGAGAACGGCGATCCGGTTCGCGTAG
- a CDS encoding maltotransferase domain-containing protein, translating to MDTRSQFDSRRSLLRLPPQIYYVHPLMLKGCDAWREVFAHAKDLGLDTVLTAPVFERGQNASVFVVRNFDRLDPELGLGESVEDGLTALVQAAREKDIKLMLDLVVDRAALDDKAAEPIPADPRVTPHESRSRRIDFISEANHVEDWRNRMIWLAGLGIAGFRCLGIGRLAPQAWYDLIAATRKSAPQTTFLAWTPGSAFEDRNALEGTGFDGSFSSLAWWNLEDRWIMDEYQIQRQIGYQITFPEAPFGKRVANGIDSCEVLERKAVRALKLASTFASGLMIPMGFEYGVATPLDPMHGDATGLPGLREVGSFDLSGDIRTVSAGTNKTAAGFARQPLRLVFASQAPTVALMQTEQEDIRTSQKARVVVLNRDLRRVAHAPFNAVREAASAFLPLQALDAEDETFTAQLKLRPGELRLFEGTSSIPIVDAVAVPRVEDAAASARLAIENIAPAVDEGRFVVKRVVGETVKVEADIFGDGHDPLSAALLWRPADEANWNEVPMQLIENDRWQAEFTPKRMGRHEFLVEGWRNPFAIFRYEFSKKHEARVDLRLEIQEGINHVLDALDNSSGRIKNRLRTVFDRLTEVQDPQRIEILLAAETAELMAKADRRPYRVRSQTIPLDAERAAAAFASWYQIFPRSQSGDPNRHGTFDDVIKRLPAIRAMGFDVLYFTPIHPIGQTNRKGKNNSLQAAPADPGSPYGIGSEAGGHEAIHPELGTFDDLRRLIEAAGDTGLEIALDLAIQCSPDHPWLSKHPGWFDWRPDGTIRYAENPPKKYEDIVNVDFYAHDAIPALWIELRDIVQKWVDNGVKLFRVDNPHTKPFPFWEWLIADIRLRHPEVVFLSEAFTKPKVMYRLAKIGFSQSYTYFTWRNAKWELEQYMREITTQEPKEFFRPHFFVNTHDINPDFLQNAPRPAYLVRAALAATLSGLWGVYNGFELCEGRPDAKRKEYADSEKYEIRAWDYDRRGNIKSEIAMLNRIRNENPALHSHLGLQLLTAWNDNIMFYEKASTSRENALLIAVNLDPYNAHEADVEIPLWSWNLPDDGALDLEDLITGLRSTWTGKIQRIRLDPHAGLPFAIWRVR from the coding sequence ATGGATACGCGCTCCCAGTTCGATTCCCGACGCTCCCTCTTGCGGCTGCCGCCGCAGATTTATTACGTGCATCCCTTGATGCTGAAGGGGTGCGATGCCTGGAGAGAGGTCTTTGCGCATGCCAAGGATCTTGGTCTCGACACGGTACTCACTGCCCCCGTTTTCGAACGCGGCCAAAATGCTAGTGTCTTTGTCGTCAGGAATTTCGACCGTCTTGACCCTGAACTGGGACTAGGTGAATCCGTCGAGGACGGGCTCACGGCGTTGGTCCAGGCGGCTCGAGAAAAAGACATCAAGCTGATGCTCGACCTTGTCGTCGACCGGGCAGCCCTCGATGACAAAGCTGCCGAGCCAATTCCGGCCGATCCGCGGGTGACACCGCATGAAAGCCGCAGCCGTCGCATCGATTTCATCAGCGAAGCCAACCACGTCGAGGATTGGCGCAATCGCATGATTTGGCTTGCCGGCCTCGGCATCGCAGGCTTCCGCTGCTTGGGGATCGGGCGCCTGGCGCCGCAAGCATGGTACGACCTTATCGCCGCGACCCGGAAATCGGCTCCGCAAACGACCTTTCTTGCCTGGACGCCAGGGAGCGCCTTCGAAGACCGCAACGCACTTGAGGGAACCGGATTTGACGGCAGCTTCTCCTCGCTTGCATGGTGGAACCTTGAGGACCGCTGGATCATGGACGAATACCAGATCCAACGGCAGATCGGCTATCAGATTACCTTCCCGGAAGCACCGTTCGGCAAGCGCGTCGCCAACGGTATCGACAGTTGCGAGGTTCTAGAGCGCAAGGCTGTGCGAGCACTGAAACTGGCTTCCACATTTGCCAGTGGCCTGATGATCCCCATGGGCTTCGAATACGGTGTGGCCACGCCCCTCGATCCGATGCATGGCGACGCAACCGGCTTGCCTGGACTTCGTGAAGTCGGCTCTTTCGATCTCTCAGGCGACATTCGCACTGTGAGCGCGGGAACCAACAAGACCGCGGCCGGCTTCGCCCGGCAGCCGCTCAGGTTGGTTTTTGCCAGTCAGGCGCCGACGGTCGCCTTGATGCAGACCGAGCAGGAGGACATCCGCACGTCGCAGAAGGCGCGCGTCGTCGTCCTCAATCGCGACCTGCGGCGGGTGGCGCATGCGCCATTTAACGCGGTCCGCGAAGCGGCCTCCGCTTTTCTGCCGCTGCAGGCACTCGATGCGGAAGACGAAACCTTTACCGCTCAGCTTAAATTGAGGCCGGGTGAACTGCGTCTGTTCGAAGGAACATCATCAATTCCGATCGTTGATGCGGTCGCGGTACCTCGTGTCGAGGACGCAGCGGCTTCTGCAAGGCTGGCTATTGAGAACATCGCGCCGGCGGTCGATGAGGGGCGTTTCGTCGTCAAGCGCGTCGTTGGCGAGACGGTGAAAGTCGAAGCAGATATTTTCGGCGATGGCCATGATCCCCTGTCGGCGGCCCTGCTCTGGCGACCGGCCGACGAGGCGAACTGGAACGAGGTCCCCATGCAGTTGATCGAAAATGATCGGTGGCAGGCGGAATTCACGCCGAAGCGCATGGGGCGGCACGAGTTTTTGGTCGAAGGCTGGCGCAATCCATTCGCCATCTTCCGCTACGAGTTCAGCAAGAAGCACGAGGCGCGGGTCGATCTGCGCCTGGAAATCCAGGAGGGCATCAACCACGTGCTCGATGCGCTCGACAATTCATCCGGTCGGATCAAAAACCGGCTGCGAACGGTCTTCGACAGGCTGACCGAGGTGCAGGACCCCCAGCGGATCGAAATCCTGCTCGCCGCCGAGACGGCCGAACTAATGGCTAAGGCCGATCGCCGTCCGTATCGGGTTCGCTCGCAGACCATCCCGCTCGATGCGGAACGCGCCGCAGCTGCGTTTGCGAGCTGGTACCAGATTTTTCCACGCTCCCAGAGCGGCGATCCAAACCGCCACGGCACCTTTGACGATGTCATCAAACGCCTGCCAGCCATCCGCGCGATGGGCTTTGACGTGCTCTATTTCACGCCCATCCATCCGATCGGCCAGACGAACCGCAAAGGCAAGAACAACAGTCTCCAGGCCGCGCCAGCAGATCCCGGCAGCCCCTACGGGATCGGCTCGGAGGCGGGCGGCCACGAAGCGATCCATCCCGAGCTCGGCACGTTCGACGATTTGCGTCGGTTGATCGAAGCAGCTGGCGACACAGGTCTCGAAATCGCGCTCGACCTGGCAATCCAGTGCTCGCCCGACCATCCCTGGTTGAGTAAACATCCCGGCTGGTTCGATTGGCGGCCGGATGGCACGATCCGCTATGCGGAAAATCCGCCGAAGAAATACGAGGACATCGTCAACGTTGATTTCTACGCCCATGACGCGATCCCCGCACTATGGATTGAGTTGCGCGACATCGTACAAAAATGGGTCGACAACGGTGTCAAGCTCTTCCGCGTCGACAATCCGCACACCAAACCGTTTCCGTTCTGGGAATGGCTAATCGCCGATATCCGCTTGCGGCATCCAGAGGTCGTCTTCCTATCGGAGGCCTTCACCAAGCCGAAGGTCATGTATCGGCTCGCCAAGATCGGCTTTTCACAGTCATACACCTATTTTACATGGCGCAACGCCAAGTGGGAGCTCGAGCAGTACATGCGCGAGATCACCACGCAGGAACCGAAGGAATTCTTCCGGCCCCACTTTTTTGTCAACACGCACGACATCAACCCTGATTTCCTGCAGAACGCGCCGCGCCCTGCCTATCTGGTCCGTGCTGCGCTCGCCGCGACACTGTCTGGACTTTGGGGCGTCTATAATGGTTTTGAGCTTTGCGAAGGCCGGCCCGACGCAAAGCGCAAGGAATATGCCGACTCGGAAAAGTATGAGATTCGCGCCTGGGACTACGACCGGCGGGGGAACATCAAATCCGAGATTGCCATGCTCAACCGGATCCGAAACGAGAACCCGGCTCTGCATTCGCATCTCGGCCTTCAGCTTCTCACAGCCTGGAACGACAACATCATGTTCTATGAGAAGGCAAGCACGAGCCGTGAGAACGCTCTGCTGATTGCCGTCAACCTCGATCCATACAATGCACATGAAGCCGATGTGGAAATTCCACTCTGGTCATGGAACCTGCCGGACGACGGCGCGCTCGACCTCGAGGACTTGATCACCGGTTTGAGATCCACATGGACCGGCAAGATCCAGCGCATTCGGCTCGATCCGCATGCAGGCCTGCCGTTCGCGATCTGGCGCGTGAGATAA
- the treS gene encoding maltose alpha-D-glucosyltransferase — MTVSHGPLTDTDAPEPDPLWYKDAVIYQLHIKSFFDANGDGIGDFTGLHEKLDHIEALGANTIWLLPFFPSPRRDDGYDIADYTNISSDYGTTEEFKAFVEAAHQRGLRVIIELVINHTSDQHPWFQRARLAPLGSPEREFYVWSDTDQKFPETRIIFLDTEKSNWTWDAVAGAYYWHRFYSHQPDLNFDNPLVLEELLGVMRFWLETGIDGFRLDAIPYLVEREGTINENLPETHAILKKIRSALDATHPGKMLLAEANQWPEDTREYFGDGDECHMAFHFPLMPRMYMAIAKEDRFPITDIMRQTPEIPENCQWAIFLRNHDELTLEMVTDEERDYLWNIYAADRRARINLGIRRRLSPLMERDRRRVELMNALLLSMPGTPVIYYGDEIGMGDNIYLGDRDGVRTPMQWSPDRNGGFSRADPARLVLPPIMDPLYGYEAVNVEAQAADAHSLFNWTRHMLALRNRHMAFGRGTLRFLAPGNRKILAYLREYDNETILCVGNLSRLPQAVELDLAQFDGRVPIELTGMSPFPPIGRLTYLLTLPPYGFFWFKLAQDADGPAWRTEPPEQLQDMMTVVVRRNLQELVDEPTLSRTLSNEVLPAYLAKRRWFGGKGEPLRRACLVAATPLPFAGNLLLGELEAELDGRVDTYLLPLAVSWDDSQPTALAQQLAFARLRQSRRVGFLTDGFVMEGLARGVVRGLCEHAVISGRTGRLEFLGTEQLDCMHVNDDVPVRWISAEQSNSSLIIGDMAMVKLIRHIFPGTHPEVEMTRHLTQVGYKNTAQLLGEVARIAPDGSRYTFIIVQAAIRNQGDAWDWMLSNLRRSIDEILVIGLDEEMMDEHFKPLVDFVAAAGKRLGELHAALARPTDDEAFKPVRMSNADAEALGNAVKKQIKASLAILEETRDSLAPAIAQQIGPLIEEREDLLNAASHLAKAAAGTLMIRNHGDFHLGQILVSEGDAYIIDFEGEPTRDLDERRAKTNPLRDVAGLLRSLSYLAASADLDTDVVSQVDSERNAALVARFIEMAEAAFLQAYFDAIDNARDLRIPAHSRGRIIDLFLLEKAAYEIAYEAHNRPNWLALPVAGLSAIASRLLENVA, encoded by the coding sequence ATGACCGTAAGCCATGGCCCACTCACTGACACCGACGCGCCCGAGCCCGATCCCCTGTGGTACAAGGACGCGGTCATCTACCAACTTCACATCAAATCGTTCTTCGATGCCAATGGCGATGGTATTGGCGACTTCACGGGCTTGCACGAAAAGCTCGATCATATTGAAGCGCTTGGTGCCAATACGATCTGGCTGCTGCCGTTTTTCCCTTCGCCACGTCGTGACGACGGATATGATATCGCCGACTATACCAATATCAGCTCGGACTACGGCACGACGGAAGAATTCAAAGCCTTCGTCGAAGCGGCTCACCAACGCGGTCTTCGCGTGATCATCGAGCTCGTCATCAATCACACGTCCGACCAGCACCCATGGTTCCAGCGAGCCCGCTTGGCCCCTCTTGGCTCTCCGGAGCGGGAGTTCTATGTCTGGTCGGATACGGATCAGAAATTCCCGGAAACGCGCATCATCTTTCTCGACACCGAAAAGTCCAACTGGACCTGGGACGCAGTGGCTGGCGCGTATTATTGGCACCGGTTCTACTCCCACCAGCCCGACCTCAATTTCGATAATCCGCTGGTCCTGGAGGAACTTCTGGGCGTAATGCGGTTCTGGCTTGAAACCGGCATCGATGGCTTCCGGCTCGACGCCATCCCTTATCTGGTCGAGAGAGAAGGCACGATCAACGAGAACCTTCCGGAGACGCACGCGATCCTGAAGAAAATCCGCTCTGCTCTCGATGCGACACATCCAGGCAAGATGCTCCTTGCCGAAGCCAATCAGTGGCCGGAGGATACGCGCGAATATTTCGGCGACGGCGACGAGTGCCATATGGCATTCCACTTCCCGCTCATGCCGCGCATGTATATGGCGATCGCCAAGGAAGATCGCTTCCCTATCACCGACATTATGCGGCAGACGCCGGAAATCCCTGAGAATTGTCAGTGGGCGATCTTTCTTCGCAACCATGACGAGCTGACGCTCGAAATGGTGACTGATGAAGAGCGCGACTATCTCTGGAACATCTATGCCGCCGACCGCCGCGCCCGCATTAATCTCGGCATCCGGCGCCGTCTTTCACCGCTCATGGAGCGCGACCGTCGCCGCGTCGAGTTGATGAACGCCCTGTTGCTCTCCATGCCGGGTACACCGGTGATCTATTATGGCGACGAGATCGGAATGGGCGACAATATCTATCTTGGCGACCGCGATGGTGTGCGCACGCCGATGCAATGGTCTCCGGACCGCAACGGCGGGTTTTCCCGAGCCGACCCGGCACGGCTCGTGCTGCCGCCTATCATGGATCCTCTTTATGGCTACGAGGCGGTGAACGTCGAGGCGCAAGCAGCCGACGCGCACTCGTTGTTCAACTGGACCCGACACATGCTGGCCTTGCGCAATAGGCACATGGCCTTTGGACGCGGCACCTTGAGGTTCCTGGCGCCTGGCAACCGCAAGATCCTGGCATACTTGCGTGAATACGATAACGAGACGATCCTTTGCGTCGGAAACCTTTCCCGGCTGCCGCAGGCCGTCGAACTCGATCTCGCGCAGTTTGACGGCCGCGTGCCGATTGAGCTGACGGGCATGTCTCCATTCCCGCCGATTGGTCGGCTCACCTACCTGCTCACGCTTCCGCCATACGGGTTCTTCTGGTTCAAGCTCGCTCAGGACGCAGATGGACCTGCCTGGCGCACCGAACCTCCCGAGCAGTTGCAGGACATGATGACCGTAGTGGTGCGGCGCAATCTGCAGGAATTGGTCGACGAGCCAACGCTTTCGCGGACGCTCTCGAACGAGGTTCTGCCGGCCTATCTCGCCAAGCGGCGCTGGTTCGGCGGCAAGGGCGAGCCGTTAAGGCGTGCCTGCCTCGTGGCCGCGACGCCACTTCCCTTTGCCGGCAACCTCCTCTTGGGAGAACTGGAGGCAGAGCTTGATGGGCGCGTCGACACCTATCTCCTGCCGCTTGCGGTTTCGTGGGACGACAGTCAGCCGACTGCGCTTGCGCAGCAACTGGCTTTTGCCCGCCTCCGTCAAAGCCGACGCGTGGGGTTTTTAACCGACGGTTTTGTAATGGAGGGTCTCGCACGCGGCGTCGTCCGCGGGCTCTGTGAACATGCAGTAATCTCCGGCCGCACCGGCAGACTGGAATTCCTCGGCACGGAGCAGCTGGACTGCATGCACGTCAACGATGACGTGCCGGTGCGGTGGATCTCAGCCGAGCAATCCAACAGTTCCTTGATCATCGGCGACATGGCGATGGTAAAGCTCATCCGCCATATCTTCCCAGGCACCCATCCCGAGGTGGAGATGACCCGCCACCTCACCCAAGTTGGGTACAAAAATACGGCGCAGCTGCTCGGCGAAGTCGCGCGCATTGCCCCGGATGGCAGCAGGTACACGTTCATCATCGTGCAGGCGGCCATCCGCAATCAAGGCGATGCCTGGGACTGGATGCTCAGCAATCTTCGCCGCTCGATCGATGAGATACTGGTTATCGGCCTTGACGAGGAAATGATGGACGAGCATTTCAAACCGCTCGTCGACTTTGTCGCTGCAGCCGGCAAACGCCTCGGCGAATTGCATGCGGCGCTGGCGCGGCCAACCGATGATGAGGCTTTCAAACCGGTCAGGATGTCCAACGCGGATGCCGAAGCACTGGGAAACGCCGTCAAGAAGCAAATCAAGGCCAGCCTCGCCATTCTCGAGGAGACCCGCGACAGCCTGGCTCCGGCGATCGCTCAACAGATCGGGCCGCTCATCGAAGAACGCGAGGACCTGTTGAATGCAGCCAGCCATCTTGCTAAGGCTGCAGCTGGTACCCTCATGATCCGCAATCATGGCGACTTTCATCTTGGCCAGATCCTGGTCTCGGAGGGCGATGCCTACATCATCGATTTTGAGGGCGAACCCACCCGAGATCTTGACGAACGTCGCGCCAAGACCAATCCGCTGCGAGACGTCGCAGGGCTACTGAGATCACTCAGCTATTTGGCGGCGTCGGCAGATCTTGACACAGACGTGGTGAGCCAGGTGGATAGCGAGAGGAATGCGGCGCTCGTGGCACGCTTTATCGAAATGGCCGAAGCAGCATTCCTCCAAGCCTATTTCGACGCGATCGACAACGCCCGAGACCTCAGAATTCCAGCACATTCACGCGGTCGCATCATCGATCTGTTCCTGTTGGAGAAGGCGGCCTATGAGATCGCCTATGAGGCCCATAACCGTCCCAATTGGCTGGCCCTACCGGTTGCCGGTTTGTCGGCCATCGCATCCAGGCTCTTGGAGAACGTCGCATGA